The following coding sequences lie in one Alloacidobacterium dinghuense genomic window:
- a CDS encoding tetratricopeptide repeat protein yields the protein MKSLKYLATIVFTSALLSAHAQSVPMPPGTSTNEPSPEAAAKSADDPLAQAEAAIDTKDFAHARSLLDTYLSGHSNDARALFDRGYVEDAQEHDHAAANYYQKAIAADPNQFESHLAVGLILARQDKQQDAHQQLEAASRLEPNPPNPAAKAQAFRALAELDRSANPDAAKQELIQALSISPETPADLLLTGEIAEAEGDEVNAETAYRRALNQQPESSAATAGLAHVLIAQKKYADAEPLIKSALIRDPDDPALNSQLAIVLNAEGKQNESVAALEKLHAKQPDDASISGMLADAYTQAGAADKADPLYVQLLKSNPNDPALLTARGENLIRQQRYAEAVVVLQKTVSLRPDSGNAWSSLAFAASENHQPQLVIDSLSARSKYLEETPATYFLWATAYDNLHHTREAADYYHKFLTASNGRFPDQEWQAKHRLVTLGK from the coding sequence ATGAAATCCCTGAAGTATCTAGCAACGATTGTCTTCACTTCCGCACTGCTCTCGGCTCATGCGCAGTCAGTTCCAATGCCACCGGGAACCAGCACCAATGAGCCATCTCCCGAAGCTGCAGCAAAGTCCGCCGACGACCCGCTGGCCCAGGCAGAGGCAGCGATCGACACGAAGGATTTTGCCCATGCGCGGAGTCTTCTCGACACATATCTATCCGGACATTCGAATGATGCTCGCGCCCTATTTGATCGCGGCTATGTGGAAGACGCTCAGGAGCACGACCATGCTGCCGCCAACTATTACCAGAAAGCCATTGCCGCCGACCCCAATCAGTTCGAATCCCACCTGGCAGTCGGCTTGATTCTGGCCCGCCAGGATAAGCAGCAGGATGCCCATCAACAGCTAGAGGCAGCGTCCAGGCTCGAGCCGAATCCGCCGAATCCAGCTGCCAAGGCGCAGGCATTCCGCGCCCTAGCCGAACTAGACCGTTCCGCAAATCCCGATGCAGCCAAGCAGGAACTGATTCAAGCGCTGTCGATAAGCCCGGAAACGCCGGCAGATCTGCTTCTGACCGGGGAGATTGCTGAAGCCGAGGGAGACGAAGTCAACGCGGAAACGGCATACCGACGTGCATTAAATCAGCAGCCGGAGTCATCGGCTGCGACTGCTGGCCTCGCCCACGTTCTCATCGCTCAGAAAAAGTATGCCGACGCTGAACCTCTTATCAAATCAGCCCTGATTCGCGATCCTGATGACCCTGCCCTGAACAGTCAGCTGGCCATTGTTCTGAACGCAGAAGGTAAGCAGAATGAGTCAGTTGCGGCGCTGGAAAAGCTGCATGCCAAGCAGCCAGATGATGCATCGATCAGCGGCATGCTTGCGGATGCTTATACGCAAGCAGGAGCAGCTGACAAAGCCGATCCCCTCTATGTTCAGTTGCTGAAATCTAATCCAAACGACCCCGCACTCCTTACAGCGCGCGGCGAAAACCTCATCCGGCAGCAGCGATATGCCGAAGCTGTAGTCGTGTTGCAGAAGACAGTAAGCTTGAGACCTGACAGCGGGAACGCCTGGAGCAGCCTCGCTTTCGCCGCTTCAGAAAATCATCAACCTCAGCTGGTAATCGATTCTCTTTCAGCACGATCAAAATATCTCGAAGAAACTCCAGCTACCTATTTCCTTTGGGCAACAGCTTACGATAATCTACATCACACAAGGGAAGCGGCCGACTACTATCACAAGTTCCTGACCGCGTCCAATGGAAGGTTCCCCGACCAGGAGTGGCAAGCAAAACATCGGCTAGTCACGCTTGGCAAATAA
- a CDS encoding YicC/YloC family endoribonuclease, whose product MTPKKETASLKKEVASNSPVYSMTGFARVSGRVSEALGYTLSMKSVNHRFLDLHMRMPGGTESLEMQLRKELKEKIARGHVEVSLSIDRSGKTEAQYDEALVAAYVAAFRSAASQHGLSSEPDLNAIFRLPGVLSSDSRSSEEELQSIQTAVMERISTLIGELNAMRLAEGSSLTAELRKGLARLSAFVEQVAELRHDVQKVYFERISQRLSEMLNGSFDRDRVLQEAALLAERSDVEEEIARMHTHIAHFESLLDQGGEIGKKLDFLLQEMNREANTLLSKTTGLAGNGTRITELGLGMKSEIEKAREQVQNLE is encoded by the coding sequence ATGACCCCAAAAAAGGAAACCGCGTCTCTTAAGAAAGAAGTTGCAAGCAACTCGCCTGTCTACTCCATGACAGGCTTTGCGCGCGTCTCAGGCCGTGTCTCCGAGGCGCTAGGTTACACGCTGAGCATGAAGAGCGTGAATCACCGTTTTCTTGATCTGCACATGCGCATGCCTGGAGGCACGGAGTCGCTCGAAATGCAGCTGCGCAAAGAGCTCAAGGAGAAGATCGCGCGCGGGCATGTCGAAGTTTCCCTTTCCATCGATCGCAGCGGGAAGACGGAGGCGCAATATGACGAAGCTCTGGTTGCAGCCTACGTTGCTGCGTTTCGCAGTGCCGCCTCCCAACACGGGTTGAGTAGTGAGCCAGATCTCAATGCGATCTTTCGCCTGCCTGGAGTGCTCAGCAGTGATTCGCGCAGTAGCGAGGAGGAATTGCAATCGATTCAGACCGCCGTGATGGAGCGCATTTCCACATTGATTGGCGAGTTGAACGCCATGCGCCTGGCGGAAGGCAGTTCGCTGACGGCAGAACTACGCAAGGGGTTGGCGCGGCTTTCTGCCTTCGTTGAGCAGGTTGCAGAACTGCGCCATGACGTGCAGAAGGTCTATTTCGAGCGCATCAGCCAGCGCCTGTCGGAGATGCTCAACGGGAGTTTTGACAGAGACCGCGTTCTGCAGGAGGCAGCATTGCTGGCTGAGCGCAGCGACGTGGAAGAAGAGATCGCCCGCATGCATACGCACATTGCGCATTTCGAATCTCTGCTCGATCAAGGCGGAGAAATTGGCAAGAAGCTAGATTTTCTGCTGCAGGAGATGAACCGCGAGGCCAATACCTTGCTGTCAAAAACAACCGGGCTAGCTGGTAACGGCACGCGAATCACCGAACTTGGGTTGGGTATGAAATCTGAGATTGAGAAGGCGCGCGAACAGGTGCAAAACCTGGAGTAG
- the gmk gene encoding guanylate kinase encodes MAGILFIISAPSGSGKSTLVNQIKSLVGNLEFSVSYTTRAPRGSEQNGQQYHFIAREKFEQMVRDDEFLEHAEVFSNYYGTARKSLEDAKAHGKDLLLDIDVQGAAQVREKIPAAVSIFVMPPAPDVLATRLRNRSRAEGGVTEEVIQRRLAEARAEIVKYREYSYILVNDILARAEDELLAIVASERIHRKGNDSIEDADRLLKLAESCKLENSGDRVQPVLEAFGLLD; translated from the coding sequence TTGGCAGGAATTCTCTTCATCATTTCAGCGCCGTCGGGCTCGGGGAAGTCGACGCTCGTTAATCAGATTAAATCGCTTGTGGGCAATCTAGAATTTTCTGTTTCCTATACCACGCGCGCGCCGCGTGGTTCGGAACAAAACGGTCAACAATATCACTTCATCGCTCGGGAAAAGTTTGAGCAAATGGTACGGGACGATGAATTTCTGGAGCATGCCGAAGTCTTTAGTAATTACTACGGAACAGCGCGCAAGTCGCTGGAGGATGCTAAGGCGCACGGCAAGGATCTTCTACTCGACATTGATGTACAGGGCGCAGCGCAGGTGCGCGAGAAGATTCCGGCTGCAGTCAGCATCTTCGTTATGCCACCCGCTCCGGATGTTCTGGCGACCCGGCTGCGCAATCGCAGCCGCGCGGAAGGTGGAGTGACGGAAGAGGTTATCCAGCGACGTCTGGCCGAGGCCAGAGCGGAGATTGTGAAATATCGCGAATACAGTTATATTCTCGTCAACGACATTCTTGCTCGAGCCGAAGACGAACTTTTGGCCATCGTAGCGAGCGAACGCATCCATCGAAAAGGCAACGATTCCATCGAGGATGCCGATCGCCTGCTGAAGCTGGCGGAAAGTTGCAAGCTGGAGAACTCGGGTGACCGGGTTCAGCCTGTGCTTGAGGCCTTCGGTCTGCTTGATTGA
- the uvrA gene encoding excinuclease ABC subunit UvrA, which translates to MTDQITIRGARVHNLKNIDCDIPHGKLTVVSGVSGSGKSSLAFDTVYAEGQRRYVESLSAYARQFLERIEKPDVDLIDGLAPAIAIKQKNSTRNPRSTVATATEIYDYMRLLYARCGTVHCIVCNGVVRRDTVDEIAAAILALGEGTRLHALFPVQRTDQPVSPEREPEKKSAKRAQKATLNGKNDTESPLNDALKERLNDLRKRGFNRLYQNGTIYEFSTPESLLEINFALPVFALVDRIVVSADNRARIVDAAEIGYRESGEILYEIVPLDSETTERERLRFSAAFECKTCHRVYREPEPRLFSFNNPFGACPRCQGFGNTIDFDLDLIIPDKSKTLDEGAIDPWNRPKYRPYFTELKKAAKQHGIPMNVAWYDLEPDQQSFVLDGRDGFLGVHGFFAYLERKKYKLHVRVMLSKYRGYALCPECKGQRLRAEARAVRIGEQQGANCSRNICEAAGLTIAEANSFFGGLKLTPMHAEIAGSILHEIQQRLHFLNAVGLDYLTLDRLASTLSGGESQRIQLATSLGSQLVGALYVLDEPSIGLHTRDTAKLIRILEDLRDLGNTILVVEHDADVIRSADYLLDLGPGAGEFGGRVLAGGTVEEVEHNPDSLTGRYLNGQLTIPIPTRRREPGPNSGKDWLRLRGARSHNLKGIDVEIPLNMLVCITGVSGSGKSTLVHDVLYRAVAHQLGKGEGADPTNLYKELKGVERLNDIVLVDQNPIGRTPRSNPVTYIKAFDAIRELFAAQPEAQRRSYTAGHFSFNVPGGRCDVCEGDGTVTVEMQFLADVELPCEECRGTRYKASVLEIKYKGKSINEVLNLTVKEALRFFVGQPKILDKLAVLDEVGLGYVRLGQSATTLSGGEAQRVKLAAHLATVRSTGSVAKKGGSRVLYVLDEPTTGLHFDDVSKLLTAFRKLIDGGGSMLVIEHNLDVIKSADWVIDLGPEGGSKGGQVVATGTPEQITQNELSHTGFWLSKVLARRESSREPLQEAENEIAV; encoded by the coding sequence TTGACGGACCAGATCACCATCCGCGGCGCGCGGGTGCATAACCTCAAAAATATCGACTGCGACATACCGCACGGCAAGTTGACGGTAGTTTCCGGCGTCTCCGGATCGGGCAAATCCTCGCTCGCCTTTGACACGGTTTATGCCGAAGGCCAGCGCCGCTACGTCGAGTCACTGTCTGCCTACGCGCGCCAGTTCCTCGAGCGCATCGAGAAGCCCGATGTAGACCTCATCGATGGCCTCGCTCCAGCAATCGCCATCAAGCAGAAGAACTCGACCCGCAACCCGCGCTCGACCGTAGCGACAGCGACCGAGATATACGACTATATGCGCCTGCTGTACGCGCGCTGCGGAACCGTCCACTGCATCGTCTGCAACGGTGTCGTCCGCCGCGACACAGTCGATGAGATCGCCGCCGCCATCCTCGCCCTCGGCGAAGGCACCCGGCTGCACGCCCTCTTCCCTGTTCAAAGAACAGACCAGCCCGTTTCGCCTGAGCGTGAGCCTGAGAAGAAGTCCGCAAAACGTGCACAAAAAGCGACCTTAAACGGGAAAAATGACACAGAATCGCCGCTTAACGACGCCTTAAAAGAGCGCCTGAACGACCTGCGCAAGCGCGGTTTCAACCGCCTTTACCAAAACGGAACCATCTACGAGTTCTCGACGCCCGAATCGCTGCTCGAGATCAACTTCGCGCTCCCTGTCTTCGCCCTCGTCGACCGCATCGTCGTCAGTGCCGACAACCGCGCAAGAATCGTCGACGCGGCCGAAATCGGTTATCGCGAATCGGGAGAAATCCTCTACGAAATCGTCCCGCTCGACTCGGAAACTACTGAGCGCGAGCGCCTGCGCTTCTCAGCAGCTTTCGAGTGCAAAACCTGCCATCGCGTCTATCGCGAGCCGGAACCGCGCCTCTTCTCGTTCAACAACCCTTTCGGCGCCTGCCCGCGCTGCCAGGGTTTCGGCAACACCATCGACTTTGACCTAGACCTCATCATCCCCGACAAGTCGAAGACACTCGACGAAGGCGCAATCGACCCGTGGAATCGCCCGAAGTATCGCCCCTACTTCACCGAGCTGAAGAAGGCGGCAAAGCAGCACGGAATCCCGATGAACGTCGCCTGGTACGATCTCGAGCCCGACCAGCAATCCTTCGTCCTCGACGGCCGCGATGGATTCCTCGGCGTTCACGGCTTCTTCGCCTATCTCGAGCGCAAGAAGTACAAGCTGCATGTCCGCGTGATGCTCAGCAAGTATCGCGGCTATGCTCTCTGCCCCGAATGCAAGGGACAGCGCCTTCGCGCCGAAGCTCGCGCCGTCCGCATCGGCGAGCAGCAGGGCGCGAATTGCAGCCGCAATATCTGCGAGGCAGCCGGGCTGACGATTGCCGAAGCCAACAGCTTCTTCGGCGGCCTCAAGCTCACGCCCATGCACGCAGAGATTGCTGGAAGCATCCTGCACGAGATCCAGCAACGCCTGCACTTCCTCAACGCCGTCGGACTCGACTACCTCACGCTCGACCGCCTCGCCTCGACGCTCTCCGGAGGCGAATCGCAGCGCATCCAATTGGCAACTTCGTTAGGCTCCCAGCTTGTCGGCGCGCTCTACGTGCTCGACGAGCCATCCATCGGCCTGCACACACGCGATACCGCGAAGCTCATACGCATCCTCGAAGACCTGCGCGACCTCGGCAACACCATCCTCGTCGTCGAGCACGATGCCGATGTCATCCGCTCCGCCGACTACCTCCTCGACCTCGGTCCCGGAGCTGGCGAGTTCGGCGGTCGCGTCCTAGCCGGAGGAACCGTCGAAGAGGTGGAGCACAACCCCGACTCGCTCACTGGTCGCTACCTGAACGGACAACTGACGATCCCGATCCCGACGCGACGCCGCGAGCCTGGGCCCAACTCAGGGAAAGACTGGCTGAGACTGCGCGGAGCACGCAGCCATAACCTCAAAGGCATAGACGTCGAGATCCCACTGAACATGCTCGTCTGCATCACCGGCGTGTCAGGATCCGGGAAATCGACGCTCGTCCACGACGTCCTCTATCGCGCCGTCGCCCACCAGCTCGGCAAGGGCGAAGGAGCCGATCCGACAAACCTCTACAAGGAACTCAAGGGCGTCGAGCGCCTGAACGACATTGTTCTCGTCGACCAGAACCCCATCGGACGCACCCCGCGCTCAAACCCGGTGACCTACATCAAGGCCTTCGACGCCATCCGCGAACTCTTCGCCGCACAGCCTGAGGCTCAGCGCCGCAGCTACACCGCCGGACACTTCTCCTTCAACGTCCCCGGAGGACGCTGCGACGTCTGCGAAGGCGACGGCACCGTCACCGTCGAGATGCAGTTCCTCGCCGACGTCGAGTTGCCCTGCGAGGAGTGCCGCGGCACCCGCTACAAGGCCAGCGTGCTGGAGATCAAGTACAAGGGCAAGAGCATCAACGAGGTCCTGAACCTCACCGTCAAAGAGGCGCTGCGCTTCTTCGTGGGTCAGCCCAAGATTCTGGACAAGCTTGCCGTCCTCGACGAAGTCGGCTTAGGGTACGTCCGTCTCGGTCAGTCCGCCACAACGCTCTCCGGGGGCGAAGCCCAGCGCGTCAAGCTGGCCGCACATCTGGCAACCGTTCGCTCCACCGGATCGGTGGCCAAGAAGGGCGGCAGCCGTGTCCTCTACGTCCTTGACGAGCCCACCACCGGCCTCCACTTCGACGATGTCAGCAAGCTCCTTACCGCCTTCCGGAAGCTGATTGACGGGGGCGGCTCCATGCTGGTCATCGAGCACAACCTCGACGTCATCAAGTCGGCGGACTGGGTCATCGACCTCGGCCCGGAAGGCGGCTCCAAGGGCGGCCAGGTAGTAGCTACCGGCACCCCCGAACAGATCACCCAGAACGAGCTATCCCACACCGGATTCTGGCTGTCCAAAGTATTGGCGCGCCGCGAGTCTTCACGCGAGCCATTGCAGGAAGCCGAGAACGAAATAGCCGTATGA
- the rpoZ gene encoding DNA-directed RNA polymerase subunit omega — MSLEQSFDSNFRYVLVAARRARQLQNGSQPLVDSRSRKACKIAQDEIAAGKVGYVKSNTPVLKPEVAGADIPKFAIS; from the coding sequence ATGAGTCTGGAGCAGTCGTTCGACAGCAATTTTCGTTACGTTCTCGTAGCTGCACGCCGCGCTCGTCAACTGCAGAATGGTTCACAGCCACTCGTTGATTCTCGCTCGCGTAAGGCATGCAAAATTGCTCAAGACGAAATTGCGGCGGGCAAGGTGGGGTACGTAAAAAGCAATACTCCCGTGCTCAAGCCCGAAGTCGCGGGCGCAGATATCCCTAAGTTTGCCATTTCGTAG
- a CDS encoding ABC transporter ATP-binding protein, giving the protein MKRILRLLYYMRRYWWQALASVFLMAAVGLLDAFRVLLVQPIFDHVLHPGSPSQIISLYKIPGTHYQFTLQQFVPHFIHNVWAVVAFTLVVSTLLKSVCDYAGTYLVNYAGFGMITDLRDDLYEAVLRRSLSFFQKHATGTLLSTLINDIERVQYAMSSVLSEFLQQFFTLIFTIGVVVHFGGKLSWALLIFVPVVIGSIRRIGRDVRQTTRRGQDRLAEIQNILHETITGNRIVKAFNMEFWELLRFRDAAKRLFKANLRSVRAQAISSPLMDSIGAIAIALLLLVGRGQIQRGAMTEGAFFGFIVALFKLYDPVRRFATFYNNFQQALGASSTIFTFMDDQDDLVEKHRAFTLKGFQKSIRIEDVGFAYRDDEGEKNVLHNINLEIRCGEVVALVGPSGAGKSTLVNLIPRFFDVTSGRILIDGHDLRDVSTRSLRDQIGKVTQETILFNDTVRNNIAYGQPDVPIQRVQDAARAALAHDFIMRLPEGYDTLIGEKGFRLSGGERQRLAIARALVKDAPILILDEATSALDTESESLVQAALSNLMAGRTVVVIAHRLSTVRRATRIAVMEQGHITAIGSHEELMQQSPIYQKLYQLQFMDVQELPEPVMMGKSGL; this is encoded by the coding sequence ATGAAGCGCATCCTGCGTCTGTTGTATTACATGCGCCGATATTGGTGGCAGGCGCTGGCATCGGTTTTCCTGATGGCCGCGGTAGGGCTGCTGGATGCGTTTCGTGTCTTGCTCGTGCAGCCCATCTTTGATCATGTGTTGCATCCCGGTAGTCCGAGTCAGATCATATCGCTCTATAAAATTCCTGGGACGCACTACCAATTCACGCTGCAGCAGTTTGTTCCGCATTTCATTCATAATGTCTGGGCTGTCGTCGCGTTCACGCTTGTCGTTTCGACACTGCTGAAGAGTGTTTGCGACTATGCTGGCACCTATCTGGTGAATTATGCCGGGTTCGGCATGATCACCGATTTGCGCGACGACCTTTACGAGGCTGTACTGCGCCGCTCTCTCTCGTTTTTTCAGAAACATGCTACTGGCACCCTGCTTTCGACGCTTATCAATGATATTGAGCGGGTGCAGTACGCTATGTCGTCTGTGTTGTCGGAGTTTCTGCAACAGTTCTTCACCTTGATTTTCACGATTGGCGTCGTCGTTCATTTTGGCGGCAAGCTCTCGTGGGCGCTCCTGATTTTCGTTCCGGTGGTGATCGGCTCAATACGCCGTATTGGGCGGGACGTCCGCCAGACAACGCGCAGAGGACAGGACAGACTTGCCGAGATTCAGAACATCCTGCACGAGACGATCACTGGCAACCGTATCGTAAAAGCTTTCAACATGGAGTTCTGGGAGTTGCTTCGCTTCCGGGATGCGGCTAAGCGCCTCTTTAAGGCAAATCTCCGCTCAGTGCGTGCGCAGGCCATCAGCTCCCCGCTAATGGACTCAATCGGCGCCATCGCCATCGCATTGCTGCTGCTGGTCGGACGCGGTCAGATCCAGCGTGGGGCCATGACGGAAGGAGCCTTCTTCGGCTTTATCGTAGCGCTTTTCAAGCTTTATGATCCGGTGCGACGCTTTGCCACGTTCTATAACAACTTTCAACAGGCGTTGGGCGCCTCTTCCACGATCTTTACGTTCATGGACGATCAGGACGACCTGGTTGAGAAGCATCGCGCATTCACGCTGAAGGGATTCCAGAAATCAATTCGCATCGAAGATGTCGGTTTTGCCTATCGCGATGACGAAGGTGAAAAGAATGTTCTGCACAACATCAACCTTGAGATACGCTGCGGAGAAGTCGTGGCTCTTGTAGGTCCCAGCGGAGCGGGGAAGTCAACACTCGTCAATCTGATTCCGCGGTTCTTCGATGTCACCTCTGGCCGGATTCTGATCGATGGGCACGATCTGCGCGATGTAAGCACCCGTTCACTTCGCGACCAGATCGGTAAAGTGACGCAGGAAACCATTCTCTTCAACGATACCGTGCGAAACAACATTGCCTATGGTCAACCTGACGTGCCGATTCAGCGCGTGCAGGATGCGGCCAGGGCAGCGCTGGCGCATGACTTCATCATGCGACTTCCGGAAGGCTATGACACGCTCATCGGCGAGAAAGGGTTTCGACTCTCGGGTGGCGAACGCCAGCGGCTTGCGATTGCTCGAGCCTTGGTGAAAGATGCTCCGATTCTGATTCTCGATGAGGCCACATCTGCACTCGACACCGAGAGCGAATCGCTCGTGCAGGCTGCGCTTAGTAATCTGATGGCAGGCCGCACGGTCGTGGTGATTGCGCACCGGCTCTCAACCGTGCGCCGGGCTACTCGCATTGCCGTAATGGAACAGGGCCACATTACAGCAATAGGTTCGCATGAAGAGCTGATGCAGCAGTCACCGATATATCAAAAGCTTTACCAGCTGCAGTTCATGGACGTGCAGGAACTCCCCGAGCCTGTGATGATGGGTAAGTCTGGATTATGA